In Alkalihalobacterium alkalinitrilicum, a genomic segment contains:
- a CDS encoding chromate transporter, translating to MSNQKESKLNTLLEVLLVSTRLGFTSFGGPIAHLGYFHDEYVRRRKWMDEKGYADLVALCQFLPGPASSQVGIGIGVMRAGLLGGILAFIGFTLPSVIALIIFAVVLNQLGFGDYGWIHGLKIVAVVVVAHAILGMAKNLTPDLHRRTIALFAIVLTLLWQTAFTQVAIIILAGFVGYLLYKQQAMDDPPSSEKFPISRRFAYGCLTLFFGLLILLPILREATAINWISMFDSFYRSGALVFGGGHVVLPLLEREFVPTGWLTEEQFLAGYGAAQAVPGPLFTFAAYIGAVINGWQGGLLATVAIFLPAFLLILGTLPFWASLRRNPKIKGALMGVNAAVVGILIAALYHPIWTNSILTAIDFAFAAVLFSMLVFWKLPPWVIVLTGAIGGFLLSFL from the coding sequence ATGTCTAATCAAAAAGAAAGCAAACTTAATACCCTCTTGGAAGTGTTACTCGTCTCAACTAGGCTAGGGTTCACATCATTTGGAGGACCTATTGCTCATTTAGGATATTTTCACGACGAGTATGTTCGAAGAAGAAAATGGATGGATGAAAAAGGTTATGCAGACCTCGTTGCCTTGTGTCAGTTTTTACCTGGCCCTGCAAGTAGCCAAGTTGGGATCGGCATTGGAGTAATGCGTGCTGGATTATTAGGAGGAATCTTAGCTTTTATTGGATTTACTCTTCCTTCTGTTATCGCGCTCATTATTTTTGCTGTCGTCCTCAATCAATTAGGTTTTGGAGACTATGGCTGGATCCACGGTTTAAAAATCGTTGCAGTCGTAGTCGTAGCACATGCCATTCTCGGGATGGCGAAAAACTTAACTCCAGATCTACATAGACGAACGATTGCTTTATTTGCAATTGTCCTTACTTTACTTTGGCAAACGGCATTTACACAAGTAGCCATTATCATACTAGCTGGCTTTGTCGGGTACTTACTATATAAACAGCAGGCAATGGATGATCCACCATCTAGTGAGAAGTTCCCGATTTCTCGTCGTTTTGCATACGGCTGTTTAACCCTTTTCTTCGGCTTATTGATTCTACTTCCTATTTTGCGGGAGGCTACCGCGATCAATTGGATTTCAATGTTTGATAGTTTTTATCGTTCTGGTGCCCTCGTATTTGGTGGTGGGCATGTTGTTTTACCTTTACTTGAGCGCGAATTTGTTCCGACAGGTTGGTTAACGGAAGAACAGTTTTTAGCTGGTTACGGTGCAGCACAGGCGGTACCAGGACCTTTATTTACCTTCGCCGCTTACATTGGAGCCGTTATTAACGGTTGGCAAGGTGGCTTATTAGCAACAGTGGCGATCTTTTTACCCGCCTTCCTACTCATTTTAGGGACTTTACCATTTTGGGCTTCATTACGCCGCAACCCGAAAATTAAAGGGGCTTTAATGGGTGTCAACGCTGCCGTTGTCGGCATTTTAATTGCAGCCTTATACCACCCGATATGGACTAATTCGATATTAACAGCAATCGATTTCGCGTTTGCAGCAGTCTTGTTCAGCATGCTAGTGTTTTGGAAACTGCCTCCTTGGGTCATTGTGTTAACTGGTGCCATCGGTGGCTTCCTATTGTCATTTCTGTAA
- a CDS encoding PadR family transcriptional regulator: protein MEDKILRKLFLGFIQIHILHHAKQHPIFGLWMLEELKEHGYNISAGTLYPILHNMEKDGLLFKEDRNVEGKIRKYYSTTEKGEAVLVEARNKAYELFKEIKD, encoded by the coding sequence TTGGAAGATAAAATTTTACGGAAATTATTTTTAGGATTTATCCAAATACATATTTTGCATCATGCAAAGCAACATCCGATTTTTGGCTTATGGATGCTCGAGGAACTGAAAGAACATGGATATAACATAAGTGCAGGAACATTATACCCTATCCTTCACAATATGGAAAAGGACGGTCTATTGTTTAAAGAGGACCGAAATGTTGAGGGGAAAATTAGAAAGTATTACTCAACGACGGAAAAAGGTGAAGCTGTACTCGTTGAAGCAAGAAACAAGGCGTATGAACTTTTCAAAGAAATTAAAGATTAA
- a CDS encoding DUF1450 domain-containing protein, whose protein sequence is MKKIYFCKENDVSKKVLKNLKEMFPELIVKRKGCVGECKTCKRCPFSLLDGKKVIKSDTDEELYKKINKQILKKAK, encoded by the coding sequence ATGAAGAAGATCTACTTTTGTAAAGAGAACGACGTATCCAAAAAGGTACTTAAAAATTTAAAAGAAATGTTTCCCGAATTAATCGTAAAACGGAAAGGCTGCGTGGGAGAGTGTAAAACGTGTAAACGTTGTCCTTTTAGTTTACTTGACGGGAAAAAAGTGATTAAATCTGATACGGATGAAGAACTATACAAGAAAATAAATAAACAAATCTTAAAAAAAGCCAAGTAA
- a CDS encoding PadR family transcriptional regulator, with protein MEDRLKGLKKALKHNVFHNVSFSEERRQAVKETIQAEKDPFKWDETTVLVLLNTINDRSLTGFQIAENMSEKDDHTFKDQEGRLYTLLHRLEQKRILRSEWKIEDDKNRKYYSLSSIGKRILASKAKEESGKSFVLKEVLEGGSA; from the coding sequence ATGGAAGATCGATTAAAAGGATTAAAAAAAGCGTTGAAACATAACGTATTTCATAATGTTTCTTTCTCTGAAGAGCGTCGTCAGGCTGTTAAAGAAACAATTCAAGCGGAAAAAGATCCATTCAAATGGGATGAGACGACGGTACTCGTTCTGTTGAATACCATTAACGACCGATCGTTAACAGGATTCCAAATAGCAGAGAACATGAGTGAAAAAGACGATCATACCTTTAAAGATCAAGAGGGAAGGTTATATACACTGCTCCATCGACTTGAACAGAAGAGAATTCTTCGTTCTGAGTGGAAAATAGAGGATGATAAAAATAGAAAATATTATTCTCTTTCCTCCATAGGAAAAAGAATTTTAGCTAGTAAGGCAAAAGAAGAATCGGGCAAGTCGTTCGTACTGAAAGAAGTGCTTGAAGGAGGCTCAGCGTGA
- a CDS encoding YqcI/YcgG family protein, whose product MIWRTYKFVAQILKEYSINSRQFGKCSTLVIFLKTSSSDNLKVEHYEKIHWKLINQLTEHDEKEWPIHIPKDPQQNVLSLMLIR is encoded by the coding sequence ATTATATGGAGGACCTACAAATTTGTAGCGCAAATATTAAAAGAATATTCGATTAACTCTCGTCAATTCGGTAAGTGTTCAACTCTTGTTATTTTCTTAAAGACATCATCCTCAGATAATTTAAAAGTTGAACACTACGAAAAAATTCATTGGAAATTGATAAACCAACTAACTGAACACGATGAAAAAGAATGGCCCATTCATATTCCTAAAGATCCCCAACAAAATGTCCTTTCGTTAATGCTCATTCGATAA
- a CDS encoding GntR family transcriptional regulator, whose protein sequence is MESNLQEGKPIYQQIAEKIESSILDGSIKEGDRVPSTNEFAKFYQINPATAAKGINQLVDQEIVYKKRGIGMFVAEGAREIILGKRKQDFYKDYIVPLKNEAEKLSISVGELKDLLERGETN, encoded by the coding sequence ATGGAATCAAACTTACAAGAAGGTAAGCCAATATATCAACAAATTGCAGAAAAGATTGAGTCCAGTATTTTGGATGGTTCAATTAAGGAAGGAGATCGAGTGCCATCTACTAATGAATTTGCAAAGTTTTATCAGATTAATCCAGCAACTGCAGCAAAAGGAATCAATCAGCTTGTGGATCAAGAAATTGTTTATAAAAAGAGAGGGATCGGTATGTTTGTAGCTGAGGGAGCAAGGGAGATTATTTTAGGAAAACGAAAGCAAGATTTTTATAAAGACTATATCGTCCCTTTAAAAAATGAAGCTGAAAAACTAAGCATTAGTGTAGGTGAATTAAAAGACTTATTAGAAAGAGGGGAAACGAATTGA
- a CDS encoding SRPBCC domain-containing protein, with protein sequence MMPSTLDIRKHAVFNAKIDKVWNAVATSEGIDSWFMPNDFKKELGYEFTIQSPFGPTPCKVLELDPPKRLVFSWGEAGWKVSFELKDLGDQTEFTLIHSGWREPDEVIPGPGPKQTNAEISDRMNHGWESIVHEALRKVVEG encoded by the coding sequence ATGATGCCATCTACTTTAGATATTCGTAAACATGCTGTATTTAATGCAAAAATTGACAAGGTTTGGAATGCTGTTGCAACTTCAGAAGGGATTGACTCATGGTTTATGCCGAATGACTTTAAAAAAGAGCTCGGATATGAATTTACAATCCAATCACCGTTTGGCCCGACCCCGTGTAAGGTTTTAGAACTAGATCCGCCAAAACGACTTGTTTTTTCTTGGGGGGAAGCTGGTTGGAAAGTAAGTTTTGAGCTCAAAGATTTAGGAGATCAGACCGAATTTACGCTCATCCATTCTGGTTGGAGAGAACCTGATGAAGTTATACCTGGACCTGGACCAAAGCAGACGAATGCCGAAATTAGCGACCGCATGAATCACGGTTGGGAGTCGATTGTTCATGAAGCATTACGTAAAGTAGTTGAGGGATAA
- a CDS encoding sigma-70 family RNA polymerase sigma factor — protein sequence MDETNAVLIIDTDKDKEAVLDYLMMEYGTDIVRLAYTYVKDMTLAEDLAQEIFIKCYKSLHTFKHQSSYKTWLYRIGSNHCKDYVKSWHHRKVTIAEKLSDLLTTSNNIDEEIIKKSEDEELVEAIFRLEVKYREVIYLHYYEEFSMKEISQAIKINENTVKTRLKRARQLLKEMMKEG from the coding sequence ATGGATGAGACAAACGCAGTACTAATTATAGATACGGATAAAGATAAAGAAGCAGTGCTAGATTATTTAATGATGGAATATGGAACAGATATAGTTCGTTTAGCTTATACATACGTGAAGGACATGACGCTAGCAGAGGACTTAGCACAAGAAATTTTCATAAAATGCTATAAAAGTTTACATACTTTTAAACATCAATCGAGCTATAAAACTTGGCTTTATCGAATTGGTAGTAATCACTGTAAAGATTACGTAAAAAGTTGGCATCACAGGAAAGTAACCATCGCTGAAAAACTATCAGATTTACTTACAACATCGAATAATATTGATGAAGAGATCATCAAAAAATCAGAAGACGAAGAATTAGTTGAAGCTATTTTTCGACTAGAAGTAAAGTATCGAGAAGTCATCTACCTGCATTATTACGAAGAGTTTTCGATGAAAGAAATTAGCCAAGCCATAAAGATAAATGAAAATACTGTAAAAACAAGATTAAAACGAGCGAGACAATTATTGAAGGAAATGATGAAGGAGGGATGA
- a CDS encoding FtsW/RodA/SpoVE family cell cycle protein encodes MPENRELLQSFIKKVKTEIKSKEAQALVEQELLGHIEEQNDSLKRKGHTEEEACKLAIEQMGNPIMLGQEMNQLHRPRVDWSLFFLFTAIIVMSLIPMYTLSTVIEGLFERKMVFNVIGIVIVLSVMLFDYRKLERLGVFLYGSTTLLLIYIFFYGAVVAGKKFLVIGNFSLDITFTLFLLYVAWSSLLQQLQFKRMFMLTILFLAPIGLYIINGYYIFSIMYFIAVLVMLNVNGRNNLVHKKFIWLSMIGAFILSNIYWVIAPPHQKERFVAFLNPEQYRDTWGYVTSITKEMIAGAGWFGQGNVYEQVRRLPEAHTDLIFPYIIYVFGWGGGILLTFLLGLLVFRIVKVSCKTKHSFGKNIVIGGGILLAFPILVNTLMSLGFLPVVSIHLPFMSYGGTHLLSNSIIVGLILSVYRRKDLIMETKNY; translated from the coding sequence ATGCCCGAAAATCGCGAGTTACTTCAATCCTTTATAAAAAAAGTAAAAACAGAAATAAAATCAAAAGAAGCGCAAGCTTTAGTTGAACAAGAATTATTAGGTCACATCGAGGAACAAAATGATTCTTTGAAACGGAAGGGGCATACGGAAGAAGAGGCTTGCAAACTAGCGATAGAACAAATGGGTAACCCTATTATGCTTGGGCAAGAGATGAACCAATTGCATCGACCGAGAGTAGATTGGTCTCTTTTCTTTCTTTTTACGGCAATCATTGTGATGAGTTTAATTCCAATGTATACACTTTCAACAGTGATTGAAGGGTTGTTTGAAAGGAAAATGGTTTTTAATGTAATTGGAATCGTGATTGTGTTAAGTGTTATGCTTTTTGATTACCGAAAGCTAGAACGATTAGGGGTTTTCTTATACGGAAGTACTACCTTACTCCTTATTTATATTTTTTTTTATGGAGCAGTGGTAGCTGGGAAAAAGTTTTTAGTAATAGGGAATTTTAGTCTAGATATAACATTCACTCTATTTCTTTTATATGTAGCATGGTCAAGTCTGCTTCAACAACTTCAATTTAAGCGAATGTTTATGTTAACGATCTTGTTTTTGGCCCCAATCGGACTTTATATCATAAATGGTTATTACATTTTTTCGATAATGTATTTTATCGCTGTACTTGTGATGCTGAATGTGAATGGCCGTAACAATTTAGTACATAAGAAGTTTATCTGGCTGTCGATGATTGGGGCGTTCATTTTGTCTAATATCTATTGGGTTATTGCACCCCCGCATCAAAAAGAAAGATTTGTAGCCTTTTTAAATCCAGAACAATATCGGGATACTTGGGGGTATGTGACGAGCATAACTAAAGAAATGATTGCGGGGGCTGGTTGGTTTGGTCAAGGGAATGTGTATGAACAAGTAAGAAGGTTACCAGAAGCTCACACCGACTTGATTTTTCCTTATATCATATATGTTTTTGGTTGGGGAGGAGGAATTCTATTAACTTTTTTATTAGGTTTATTAGTATTTCGTATCGTCAAAGTTTCGTGCAAAACGAAGCATTCTTTCGGAAAAAACATAGTCATTGGTGGGGGAATACTTCTTGCCTTTCCTATACTTGTAAATACTTTGATGTCTTTAGGCTTTTTACCAGTCGTTAGCATTCATTTACCGTTTATGAGTTATGGAGGGACACATTTACTCTCCAATTCCATCATTGTTGGACTGATTTTAAGTGTATACCGACGAAAAGATCTCATTATGGAGACTAAAAATTATTAA
- a CDS encoding ATP-binding cassette domain-containing protein, translated as MNIHVKEVTKEFGAKKALDQLSVTFEEDKIYGLLGRNGAGKTTLMQCTTVDGLFDRRKRRKDTCLRN; from the coding sequence TTGAACATTCATGTAAAAGAGGTAACGAAAGAATTTGGGGCAAAAAAAGCGTTAGATCAATTATCTGTTACGTTTGAAGAAGATAAAATATATGGTTTGTTAGGGCGAAATGGAGCTGGCAAAACAACATTGATGCAATGTACAACAGTTGATGGTTTATTTGACAGAAGAAAAAGGAGGAAAGATACATGCTTAAGGAACTAA
- a CDS encoding tyrosine-type recombinase/integrase: protein MQYVEAIQDKTKIDEMKKILLNQSKRDYLFFVFGINTGLRVTELLQLKVQDILTEDKSVKEYYEFNDEKKRYIYLNTKVKEAIELYMDHHNTKKEDFLFKSKKGNQPITRQQAYRIINNVARSVGIEQNIGTHTLRKTFGYHAYVRGVAISILQRHFNHSTPLETYNYLGIDKNKIEKKIKIDVNL from the coding sequence ATGCAATATGTAGAAGCGATTCAAGATAAAACTAAGATAGATGAAATGAAGAAAATATTACTAAATCAATCTAAGAGAGATTATCTTTTTTTTGTATTCGGTATTAATACTGGTTTAAGAGTAACGGAATTATTACAACTTAAAGTGCAGGATATTTTAACAGAAGATAAATCTGTGAAGGAATACTACGAATTTAATGATGAAAAAAAGAGGTACATTTATCTTAATACTAAAGTTAAAGAAGCAATAGAGCTGTATATGGACCATCACAATACAAAAAAGGAAGACTTTCTTTTTAAATCAAAAAAGGGGAATCAACCGATTACTCGCCAGCAAGCGTATCGAATTATAAATAATGTTGCAAGATCTGTTGGGATTGAGCAAAACATTGGGACACATACATTACGAAAAACATTTGGTTACCATGCTTATGTAAGAGGAGTGGCGATTTCAATCTTACAAAGACATTTCAACCACTCAACTCCATTAGAAACGTATAATTATTTAGGAATTGATAAAAACAAAATAGAGAAAAAAATTAAAATTGACGTTAATTTATAG
- a CDS encoding DUF1538 domain-containing protein: MKINVFEGFGHVLFEVTFALLPLIIFFLIFQFFFLKLEKQKIINIGKGFILSFFGLALFLQGVHVGFFPAGELIGETLGSLSYNWVLIPIGFVLGFVATFAEPAVRILNHEVEKVSGGYISQKVMLYTLSIGVAVSIAVSMVRILLGIPLWYFIIPGYLIVIIMMFFSSKTFTSIAFDSGGVATGPMTVTFILAIAVGVASVIEGRDPLIDGFGMIALVALSPILSVLTLGVLYERKGGRSKDEVKSEA; this comes from the coding sequence GTGAAAATTAATGTTTTCGAAGGTTTTGGCCATGTGCTGTTTGAAGTCACGTTTGCCTTACTACCATTAATTATTTTCTTTCTTATTTTTCAATTTTTCTTTTTGAAATTAGAGAAACAGAAAATTATTAACATCGGGAAAGGCTTCATTCTTTCATTTTTTGGGCTCGCTCTTTTTCTACAAGGGGTTCATGTTGGTTTCTTTCCTGCTGGAGAGTTGATCGGCGAAACGTTAGGCAGTCTCTCATATAACTGGGTCCTTATCCCAATCGGATTTGTACTTGGCTTTGTTGCTACATTCGCCGAGCCAGCTGTACGAATCTTAAATCATGAAGTTGAAAAGGTGTCTGGTGGTTATATCTCACAAAAAGTGATGCTTTATACGTTATCGATTGGTGTTGCTGTTTCCATTGCTGTTTCGATGGTTCGTATATTATTAGGAATTCCTTTATGGTATTTTATTATTCCTGGTTATTTAATTGTTATTATTATGATGTTCTTTTCATCAAAGACGTTCACATCGATTGCATTTGACTCTGGTGGTGTTGCTACGGGACCGATGACGGTTACTTTTATTTTAGCAATTGCTGTTGGGGTAGCTTCTGTAATCGAAGGAAGAGACCCACTTATTGATGGATTTGGTATGATTGCACTCGTTGCGCTATCACCCATTTTATCGGTATTAACATTAGGTGTCCTCTATGAGCGTAAGGGAGGTAGAAGTAAAGATGAAGTTAAATCTGAAGCATAA
- a CDS encoding ArsR/SmtB family transcription factor translates to MSAEQKHDVFQAIADPSRRKMLKLLANEEMPVTMISKHFPMSRTAVSKHLRILSEASLVSVEKVGRETRYKLQAEALMELKQWLSFYEQFWDNKMEMLRHVVENQNEN, encoded by the coding sequence ATGTCTGCAGAACAAAAACATGATGTGTTTCAAGCAATAGCAGACCCTTCAAGACGAAAGATGTTAAAGCTGTTAGCTAATGAAGAAATGCCAGTCACGATGATTAGTAAACACTTTCCGATGAGTCGAACAGCTGTTTCAAAACATTTACGGATCTTATCAGAAGCGAGCCTCGTTAGTGTTGAAAAAGTTGGACGTGAAACTCGCTATAAACTTCAAGCAGAAGCTCTCATGGAATTAAAGCAGTGGTTATCTTTTTACGAGCAGTTTTGGGATAATAAAATGGAAATGTTGAGGCATGTAGTTGAAAATCAAAATGAAAACTGA
- a CDS encoding potassium/proton antiporter, producing the protein MGGTFNLDYFILLTALLLIIGVLTTKFSTRIGVPALVLFILVGMVAGSDGLGLIYFDNAKLAQLIGILALVIILFEGGLQTKWSNVKRVAVPSLSLATFGVIITTAVVAGAAKLVLDVSWLEALLFGAIVGSTDAAAVFAVLKGQNIKARMGATLEAESGTNDPMAVFLTLSFIQLILADEPNYLLLVGSFFWQMGIGLVIGLAFGRLATYAINRINLDSSGLYPVFALAFALLTYSVTALIGASGLLAVYVAALVIGNSEITYRHSIFRFNEGFAWMMQILMFVILGLLIFPGQLFADLILLKGLLISFILIIVARPVAVFICTIGMKYNWKEKIFLSWAGLRGAVPIVLATFPMIAGLENSQMFFNVVFAVVLTSALVQGSSISFFAKKLGLTGPPKANSPHSLELVSIGKANAEIIEFEVNEKHQINGKRIMEVTFPKKVLINAVIREGELITPRGKTRLKSGDILYILTSRESKAPLTKMLNVEVIEDAEE; encoded by the coding sequence ATGGGAGGTACCTTTAATCTAGACTATTTTATTTTGTTAACCGCACTTTTACTCATTATTGGTGTGTTAACGACGAAGTTTTCTACACGAATTGGCGTACCAGCGCTCGTGCTTTTCATACTCGTTGGAATGGTCGCAGGAAGCGATGGTCTCGGACTCATATACTTTGATAATGCAAAACTCGCTCAGTTGATCGGTATTTTAGCGCTAGTCATTATTTTGTTTGAAGGTGGTTTGCAAACGAAATGGTCAAATGTTAAGAGAGTCGCAGTTCCTTCACTTTCATTAGCTACTTTCGGTGTAATTATTACAACGGCTGTTGTAGCTGGAGCGGCTAAACTTGTCCTTGATGTGTCTTGGTTAGAGGCGTTATTATTTGGTGCGATTGTAGGGTCAACCGATGCTGCAGCTGTATTTGCCGTTTTAAAAGGGCAAAATATTAAAGCGAGAATGGGAGCCACTTTAGAAGCTGAGTCAGGTACGAATGATCCGATGGCCGTTTTTTTAACGCTATCTTTTATTCAATTAATTCTCGCAGATGAACCCAATTATCTATTATTAGTTGGAAGCTTCTTCTGGCAGATGGGAATTGGTCTTGTGATTGGGTTGGCCTTTGGAAGGCTCGCAACTTATGCAATCAATCGAATAAACTTAGACTCGAGTGGTTTGTATCCCGTATTTGCGCTAGCATTTGCTTTGTTAACTTACAGCGTTACTGCTCTTATTGGAGCGAGTGGATTATTGGCTGTTTATGTTGCGGCACTAGTCATCGGGAACTCGGAAATTACGTATCGTCATTCCATTTTCCGATTTAATGAAGGTTTTGCGTGGATGATGCAAATTTTAATGTTTGTTATCTTAGGATTACTCATTTTCCCAGGTCAGCTTTTTGCCGATTTAATCTTACTTAAAGGGCTGTTAATTTCATTTATTTTAATTATAGTAGCCAGACCTGTAGCTGTGTTTATTTGTACAATCGGTATGAAATATAATTGGAAAGAAAAAATCTTCTTATCTTGGGCAGGTCTAAGAGGTGCGGTACCGATTGTTCTAGCGACGTTCCCGATGATAGCTGGGCTTGAAAACAGTCAGATGTTCTTTAATGTTGTATTTGCCGTTGTTTTGACGTCGGCTCTTGTCCAAGGATCATCCATTTCTTTCTTTGCAAAAAAATTAGGTTTAACGGGTCCACCTAAAGCGAACTCGCCACATTCATTAGAACTTGTGTCGATTGGAAAGGCCAATGCTGAAATTATTGAATTTGAAGTGAATGAAAAACATCAAATTAATGGAAAGAGAATTATGGAAGTAACATTTCCGAAAAAGGTATTAATCAATGCTGTTATTCGAGAAGGTGAGTTGATTACGCCACGAGGAAAAACGAGGTTGAAATCAGGTGACATTTTATATATTTTAACGTCAAGAGAAAGTAAAGCTCCATTAACCAAAATGTTAAATGTAGAAGTTATAGAAGATGCAGAGGAATAG
- a CDS encoding DUF1538 domain-containing protein, whose protein sequence is MQDIKDTVKEVVYAILPITLVIVILQFTLIWLPMEVFFQFLAGVVMVSLGLILFLLGVHIGLLPVGEMVGSALPKTKKIGLILFFGFLLGFVVTVAEPDVRVLALQIDQVSNGEISRNILVYSVALGVGIFVALAMLRIVFNISIKWLLLGGYGLVFLLAAFTPAHFIPISFDAGGVTTGPMTVPFILALGVGVASVLRGKTSSSDSFGLVALASIGPILAVLLLGVIYG, encoded by the coding sequence CCATTACACTTGTAATTGTTATCTTACAATTTACTTTGATATGGTTGCCTATGGAAGTGTTTTTTCAATTTTTGGCAGGCGTTGTCATGGTAAGCTTAGGTTTAATATTATTTTTATTAGGTGTACATATTGGATTACTACCAGTAGGGGAAATGGTAGGATCAGCATTACCAAAAACGAAGAAAATTGGTTTAATTCTCTTCTTTGGCTTTCTACTCGGTTTTGTCGTTACAGTTGCAGAACCAGATGTCCGAGTGCTTGCATTACAAATTGACCAAGTATCGAACGGTGAAATTTCCCGAAATATCTTAGTTTACTCCGTAGCACTGGGTGTTGGGATATTTGTAGCATTAGCAATGTTAAGAATCGTTTTTAATATTTCAATTAAGTGGTTACTCTTAGGTGGCTATGGTCTGGTATTTTTATTAGCAGCGTTTACTCCAGCACATTTTATACCAATATCATTCGATGCTGGTGGGGTTACAACTGGTCCTATGACCGTACCATTTATATTAGCTCTTGGAGTAGGAGTGGCCTCTGTACTAAGGGGGAAGACGTCTTCTAGTGATAGTTTTGGATTAGTTGCACTTGCCTCAATTGGTCCGATTTTGGCTGTTTTGTTATTAGGGGTGATATACGGGTGA
- a CDS encoding helix-turn-helix transcriptional regulator has product MKNRMKELRQEKGISQEKMATLLGVSRQTIISIERGKYNPSLPLAIQIARKFDTIVENVFLMDEDDLREV; this is encoded by the coding sequence ATGAAAAATCGGATGAAAGAACTACGGCAAGAAAAAGGAATTTCACAAGAAAAAATGGCAACATTACTCGGCGTTTCAAGGCAAACCATTATATCGATTGAGCGTGGGAAGTATAATCCCTCTTTACCACTAGCGATCCAAATTGCCCGCAAGTTTGACACGATAGTGGAGAATGTTTTTTTGATGGATGAAGACGATCTTAGAGAGGTGTAA
- a CDS encoding P-II family nitrogen regulator, whose protein sequence is MKLNLKHKLMITVVKKGQAKNIVKATKKAGAEGGTILLGKGTGIHENKTFLGIPVEPEKEIILTLASTNIMNNVVNTIVTDCKINEPGKGLGMVIDLKHVGGICHLLNVPIENNTVREEERNIPMPEQTIHYELIVTIINKGDSDKVVEASKKAGAEGGTILTGRGTGIHEQAKFFNILIEPEKEIVLTLIDREKTDDVLTMIMKEAHLDEPGKGIAFVLDVERTVGINHILNEMVNEKFGR, encoded by the coding sequence ATGAAGTTAAATCTGAAGCATAAGCTAATGATTACTGTAGTTAAAAAAGGACAAGCAAAAAATATTGTTAAAGCGACTAAAAAAGCTGGGGCAGAAGGTGGTACAATCCTGCTTGGAAAAGGAACTGGAATTCATGAAAATAAAACATTTTTAGGAATTCCAGTTGAACCAGAAAAGGAAATTATTTTGACACTTGCTTCGACTAATATAATGAACAATGTTGTAAATACGATTGTTACTGATTGTAAAATAAATGAGCCTGGAAAAGGTCTCGGTATGGTTATTGATTTAAAGCATGTTGGTGGGATCTGTCACTTATTAAATGTACCAATAGAAAATAATACAGTACGAGAGGAAGAGAGGAATATACCTATGCCAGAACAAACTATTCATTATGAACTAATCGTTACTATAATTAACAAAGGTGATTCCGATAAAGTTGTGGAAGCCTCAAAGAAAGCTGGTGCAGAAGGAGGAACAATCTTAACAGGTCGAGGCACGGGTATCCATGAACAAGCTAAATTCTTCAATATATTAATTGAACCTGAAAAGGAAATCGTACTTACGTTAATTGACCGTGAAAAGACAGATGATGTCTTAACGATGATTATGAAAGAAGCTCATTTAGATGAGCCTGGTAAGGGAATTGCGTTTGTCTTAGATGTCGAACGAACCGTTGGAATTAATCATATATTAAATGAAATGGTCAACGAGAAGTTCGGTCGATAA